A DNA window from Primulina tabacum isolate GXHZ01 chromosome 12, ASM2559414v2, whole genome shotgun sequence contains the following coding sequences:
- the LOC142521061 gene encoding NAC domain-containing protein 2-like codes for MAAADLQMQLPPGFRFHPTDDELVVHYLCRKCASQKISVPIIAEIDLYKYNPWELPGLALYGEKEWYFFSPRDRKYPNGSRPNRAAGSGYWKATGADKPIGNPKPMGIKKALVFYSGKAPRGEKTNWIMHEYRLADVDRSARKKNNSLRLDDWVLCRIYNKKGTIEKHAPHVIAREMTHAMTPEEDIKPVIVTSLAECSPAVYDDFMSLDVSDSIPRLNPDSSGSGHVLSPEFASAAEVESAPKLSEWERSTLDFQFNYLDATAPMDLLGTQFHGFYQSEPPAEMFPYLRKPF; via the exons ATGGCGGCCGCCGATTTGCAGATGCAGCTGCCCCCAGGATTCAGGTTCCACCCCACCGACGATGAGCTGGTGGTGCATTATTTGTGCCGGAAATGCGCTTCACAGAAGATTTCTGTGCCGATTATCGCCGAGATCGACCTGTACAAGTACAACCCGTGGGAGCTTCCAG GATTGGCTCTGTACGGTGAGAAAGAGTGGTACTTCTTCTCTCCGCGGGACCGGAAGTATCCGAATGGCTCGAGGCCTAATCGTGCGGCGGGGAGTGGATACTGGAAGGCTACCGGAGCTGATAAGCCCATCGGAAACCCGAAGCCGATGGGGATCAAGAAGGCGTTGGTGTTCTACTCCGGGAAGGCTCCCAGAGGCGAGAAGACCAATTGGATCATGCACGAGTACCGTCTCGCCGACGTGGACCGATCCGCTCGCAAGAAGAACAACAGCTTGAGG CTGGATGACTGGGTGCTGTGCCGCATATACAACAAGAAGGGCACGATCGAGAAGCACGCGCCTCACGTCATCGCCAGGGAGATGACGCACGCAATGACGCCAGAGGAGGATATCAAGCCCGTCATCGTGACGTCGCTCGCCGAATGCTCCCCGGCGGTGTACGACGACTTCATGTCCCTGGACGTATCCGACTCCATCCCTCGTCTGAACCCAGACTCGAGCGGCTCCGGCCACGTGCTCTCGCCTGAGTTCGCCAGCGCGGCGGAGGTGGAGAGCGCGCCAAAGCTGAGCGAGTGGGAGAGGTCGACCCTCGACTTCCAATTCAATTACCTCGACGCGACGGCGCCGATGGACCTTCTCGGCACGCAGTTCCACGGCTTCTACCAATCGGAGCCGCCGGCGGAGATGTTCCCTTACCTGAGGAAGCCGTTTTAG